The sequence AATTGCTTTAGGCAAATCGGGAGGCGTCCATAATACACCACCTTTATCATCAAAAATGACTACCAGTGACGTGTTGTTATTATTAAGATTTGTTGGAAACTCAATATTCAGCTTGCCCTTATCCCACTGCGCTAAACTGTAGTAAAGATTACTTTGACTACGCATCAGCATAAAAGTGGTTTTATCTACACTGACAATCGAACCGACAATAGCAACTAATCCATAAGAGAGCGTAAGTGCTAAAATTATGGCACTGGTTGCAAGTAAAAAACGAGTTCGTAATGAGAGTGGAGAGCGCTGTTTTTTTTGCATATTAAGGTTTCATATCGAAACGGTAGCCTTGCCCACGTACTGTGACCACCACGTCATCAGGGTATTTCTCTAAGATTTTTTTACGTAGTCTCCCCATCAGGACATCAATAGTGTGACTCTCTTTTAACTCAGCATCTGGATACAACTGACGCATTAATGCATCTTTGCTAACAACTTTATTTTGATTGCGCATTAAGGTTTCTAAAATTGTATATTCAAATGCGGTTAACTTAATTTGTTCTCCTGAGATCATGAACGCTTTACGTGACAAATCCAATTCAAAAGGTTCAATAGCCAGAGTTTGCGATGCAATTCCCATGTTCCTTCGCATTAATGCCTGAATACGTGCAACAATTTCCTCAAAATGAAAGGGTTTTGTCACATAGTCATCCGCGCCTGCATTTAACGCTGAAACTTTTTCTTGCCAACTTTCTCGTGCCGTTAAGACCATTATTGGTAGGGTAATATTATGCTCTCGCCATCGACGAATAAGGCTAATGCCATCTTCATCTGGTAACCCTAAATCCACAATGGCAACATCAGGTGTACCTTCTGCAATAAAACTATCTGCCTCTTTGGCATCTTCTGCCGCATCAACTTGATGTCCTGCATCACGAAATTGCACAGATAAGTGATGGCGAAGTAAGATATTATCTTCAATAATTAAGATCCGCATTATTCCACCTTGAGTACAAGCAGCAAAATTCACTGTTGTAAAATAATATAGGAAATGATAGTTAACCTATCAGATAAAAATATGGGCTCATCATAGACAATCTATCGCTTAAAAAACACTGTATCCGACAAAGTGTTTAAGTTACAGATAGTTTTCTTTGTGTTTGGTTATAAAAAAAGGCAGAAATTATCTGCCTTTTTAGAGAGGGAATTAGTTTAATTTATCAACAAGTTGAGTCGCAAAACCAATATAGCTTTCAGGTTTCATCGCTTTTAAGCGTGTTTTTTCATCTTCTGGTAGTGCTAAACCATCAATGAAAACGACCATATCTTGTTCTGTGATGCGTTTTCCTCGCGTAAGTTCTTTTAGTTTTTCGTAAGGTTTTTCAATACCATAACGACGCATTACCGTTTGAATTGGCTCTGCTAATACTTCCCAGTTGCAGTCTAACTCTTCACGCAGATGGTTTTCATTCACTTCAAGTTTATTAAGGCCTTTCATGGTTGATTGATAAGCAATCAGCGCATAACCAATACCAACACCTAAATTACGCAGTACAGTTGAGTCTGTTAAGTCACGTTGCCAGCGGGAAACGGGTAATTTACTCGAAAGATGTCCCATAACTGCATTTGCTAACCCTAAGTTTCCTTCCGAGTTTTCAAAATCAATAGGGTTGACTTTATGAGGCATGGTTGATGAACCAATCTCACCTGCAATGGTTTTTTGTTTAAAGTGGTTCAGTGCTACGTAACCCCAAATATCACGGTCAAAATCGATTAAGATAGTATTGAAGCGACTAATACAATCAAAAAGCTCCGCAATATAATCGTGT comes from Proteus vulgaris and encodes:
- the phoP gene encoding two-component system response regulator PhoP, whose protein sequence is MRILIIEDNILLRHHLSVQFRDAGHQVDAAEDAKEADSFIAEGTPDVAIVDLGLPDEDGISLIRRWREHNITLPIMVLTARESWQEKVSALNAGADDYVTKPFHFEEIVARIQALMRRNMGIASQTLAIEPFELDLSRKAFMISGEQIKLTAFEYTILETLMRNQNKVVSKDALMRQLYPDAELKESHTIDVLMGRLRKKILEKYPDDVVVTVRGQGYRFDMKP